In Miscanthus floridulus cultivar M001 chromosome 8, ASM1932011v1, whole genome shotgun sequence, the sequence gagagagaaaattatTCACCCACTAACACATGGGTCCCACATATTAGTGGATGTAAAGGAATGAGGCTTTCTTAGTCTCCCGCGAATCCTATTTTCTCAATTCCTTTTAAGTATAGGAGATTATGTTTTCTCAATTCGATGGAGATGCTCCTTTCTTAATTAGAAGTAAGTTCTTAAGAATAAAGACTCAAGTGCAAATATAAGTTTTGAAAATGGTCCATAGTTAATCCAAGGCCATTATGTACGGTTGACCATATTATCACCCGTGTCGACTCTTCGGCGGTGATCAATCTTGGCACTGTTGAGCCTTATCCTAACTCCTGCTCGGCCTTGCAGGTGTTGTATCTTCACGCAATAAGCCCAACGGGAGCATGGATGGCAGTGGCTGAGATCTCTCCTCTGCCCTAGCGAGGTATACATGAGGGCACAACCACTCacatctagggttgtcatcctgATCTAGTAGAAGTTTTGGCCCCATATCATGGAGGAGTGGTGTGGAGGTGAATGGTGTGGTGCTCGCACTGTGGAGGCTAACAACACAAGCCTGTGTGCAGGGAGAAGGGTTCGTGTGCAGAAGGGTTGAGGCCAGGCAGGATATGTGTCCTCACAGTGGTCGCGACAACTATGGTCTGCTACGGTGGTGGTTGTAGGGAGAATGGCTTGAAGGCGACTTGTGCAGAGGGAAGCTCACTACTTAAGGTCGAGCTCGATGACATGTAGAAATATGACAATGGTTACATGCTGTAGCACATGGGgtcacactggtagagaacagaactttactcctggtggggaaccccctctagtcccgattccccacccgggagcaagcatctgggactaaaggggagttctttagtcccgggtcaggaaccgggactaaaggaggacctttagtcctggtgggtaacaccaaccgggactaaaggtgcctcctgacatgccacgatgaccggcacctttagtcccggttggtaatacgaaccgagactaaaggttttttttctttttttcttttcattttttttgttttcttttcaaaataggttttcgaagtcgtattgtacgctgctaattatacatttatacgtgcgtatagtatgtttcggttcaagcacaatgaacgtattaaatcacacaatacaagcatagaaatatatatatatatatatatatatatatatatatatatatttatatttacatgcatgcatgcatatgtgtattttacattatattatttcatgtgcatatattacaaaaagattgcattacagttgttgtgatataacaagttttctctcatcctctagcttggcttccatggcagtgttgggtcgaagtagaactcgcccttggaatcgatgacctgctcattaaaaaatccagctatagactcttgaattgctttgatttggtcttgccgtatgaccttttcctctaaccatcgagtctacaggtttgaattaaaggaaaataaattaatatatgtacatatatatatataaagacatagtaacacaatcaataataataattaaatgaatatatagtgtatttttaacgtactttgagtctctctgtaggagttctttgggagaccaccttgataaacttgcaaacatagtaaccacagtagttgttcccctgtttctgcctcagacaccactttacgagaaaaagatttgtcatccaatctggtgatccggtgaaagctatatgtttaattaataaagatgatgcgatttaggggacttactttcaaagatATTACAtttagtggcgctttgcattttcccatgtgtagcttctcaataaaggttttccaaacactgcccaataaaaaatttgccacgtcatcagatatagttaatcatcatgtttgtgtgtatatatagttgctagagataccgaaattacctttGAATAATATCTAtaatatcttggtagtcttgttgtggttttttcatcgagtcatagattatcaagtgacttttcaccagattgATGTCCATTAATATCCAGTGATtgatgcatgtgtttataggatataacgcataacactcattaattaactagaatcaacatatgagccattaaggatgatcgacattattaacactcacttgaagttgtagggaaagagtatattcttcttgtggcgttggttcactaagaaattcatgaggttactctctgacttagacttccaattagtctttggagtaactgggtctttaaatactatatggggatcaataaaaccaattttattgcagccttcctttctgaactctgtcattgtaaatctgcatatatatagtacttgttaggataatttatatgcatatacacacatatgatgagtttaataatagatcgaaagaattaatacttacaggcaatagcagctaatgataactttgtccagagaggtcaggtggcatagttgatgaaattatgcaaagtcaacatacataacatcatcgccacggaatcaatgttcgtctctaatctGACACCAATGCataagtctccactggtagacgcctgcatgtaccacttgtttagcaggtacatttgcgtccccagattagataaggcttgagggttgtatagactctggcctagtataaattttttcttccaaatatcaacctccgccgcactctcaatgtttccatcaccaaacatctggtaaaggtcgagaccagtctcatcaataaattcaccaaggtgatccaaatcgacatccggaggtatgtttacctgatgcattaatcctaaattcgaaccatatttattaccaacaactagcggggggactgattggtgcgcttgttgtccgagttgggcaactcctttccctgcccgcttctttttctgtgctgacttggtgagagtgcggtcatagttcgttaacgttgatttggacggcttacgagattcccgctgttgttgctggtaagaagccaccctttttcttagaatatctgaaGCTACGAAAAAGTATGGTTTcttcgggtttctccttgcttcttgattctttttaagtttgtcatagaatctagacatatcttttttatatgcatcagttccttcttccttctcttcagatattattttgggaatagcccttggtttcacggtggctttctttgccggcggggactggttcttcgtttgcggggctggcctcttgctaggcttcttggtaggcggggtcgggggaggcgttggagacctccttggaggtggtggctgcggcgttggagacctccttggaggtggcggctgcggcgttggagacctccttggagatggtgtggatgcagcctcgccttccaacacaatgtcatcgtacagagcactatgatgatctggcgattgaacaattggatttaggttggggggggatctgctacaaaaaaaggaatgacatattattatgagaaaattgttaattatttaagccaatacaaattaatgatgtagtgttttcatctgcacgtacctatggtgaggtagtttaggaggaggtggagccgacatcctgggaatgatgatgtagcgcttgcgccatagaatgaatgtcttctctgcttctcctagagtcttctcgccatcacctctaggaatgtcaagaggcaaatcactaaaacctttttagctttatctaccgagatggtagcatatccttcttggattatattcccatgaatccttggtgtcttggtttgaTTGATAGGactaacaagaccgatagccaccttgattgtggaattccccttcggaatgtgtagctcacacgatgtacaaggttcagtgacgtcatccaaagggaagcgcagtcctgtgtccccttgatttggtatctctgtggaagctAAGCTGCTTTTCAaccgaacagattggctaatgttgattcctggctctgatgcctgcttgcttgcactcactgctatttgcacttgccttctgatttcctcctacattctcgcttcaaggtttttttcccgctcctatgcttcatgcaccgcttcctccaacctctggagctgttgtgcctcttcttccttctttctctggtggcttctgtaggaaggtctgtcctgagagaatccatgctcccacgagacacttcctttgcctctagttcggccaccatgtttaatagtcccgatggcgtatgtcagctcatccttctctctgttgggcctgaacgcaccactagcagtagctctctgagtataaaacaatctttctactgcttcttgcagtcttgcaccataaacgcacttccctatctcctggtccagtgttcccccatgagcgaaaaaccaattctttgcacgttctccccactcgagtgattctggtgtgatacccttggcaagaaggtctgcttctatTTTGTTCTACTTCTTAATgatagtcgggtagccacctgatcccaagttatggtggtatatcttctgttgggcattacgttggttctttatcacccaactcacaccctcttctgaagtcttgtactgtacaaactcatcccaatagggcctctgctttgagatcgggcctgggacagtaaaatctggtgctatgttcttcttgacatacgtcgtgtataggtgtttcttccaagtttgaaactgggtggccatcttcttcattgcccaatccctaactcgctccttcaattcatcaccatctattatatcatcataaccatctgtttggagcgtgaaatataccaagacatctttccaaattaacgtcttatcacgatcggagacaaaactgatatgaggagcattggtcttcttcttccattcgcgggtactgatcagGAGCCAGTCCCGTACagggtaaccacagtggtgcatgaatttcattttatttggccccctcggttcgcctgtatccacattgaactctgagatgatgaagcggccctccaatggctttttgggacctcgaacatttttactcttcgttgtagttgttgatgttgatccagagggctacaaaacataaacattatttttaatgtcatgagcacacataagacatatgataatatatatagctaataataaaaaaatatacttggccaatatgttgttgctcattttgttcaagagctaagtactgactcccgtcatctacatcctcttgcacgttatttttagcaccatcatcgccggcaacttgagtgctagtgttgatcaaattcatcatcaactcctcctcatccatgtttctcgggtaagccatctagcttcaaaaaacaaaaccaatatatagtacgtcaaatctttgcttacatgcgtaaaatctttcgccatataaaccctaaaccctaaacaagtaggttttgacgggtgaaggttggtttgtatgataagaagaatcaggaagcgagtaggttttggcggtGGTCTCGCCTGAAATAAAAGGGGGGCGTCGCtacgcattaggttttattaaacagaaaatagcgagcctcgcctgAAAGAAAGGGGGCATCGTTGCGCGTCAAGTTTCTGAACACAcctcttcaaaacacacctcgcatgccatatccctcaccatctccaaacatcaggagcatcctcttcaaaacccaccaaaaatgatcgaaTGAGGGCGgcgtaaccctaaaccctagggtgaacgagggcggcggcgctccaccgtataaaccctaaaccctagggcgaacgagggtggcggtgctccaccgtataaaccctagggcgaacgagggcggtggtgctccgccgtataaaccctagggcgaacgagggtggccgtgctccgccgtatacatagaaacgcatggcgcttatacatagaaacgcatggcgcttatagatggcgcgtatacactggaatttttttcgatctgttcctttggcgctttctttcttataatagttagcgcgacagagaataattcccgtctgaacgccgtgtgcgacgtgccatgaaaattagttaagtatacgtttgggtttgtgatcgatacacacatttgttgacATACGTACGTATGCAAGTGACAACCAACAAAGTTTCGCTACTATATCAAAGCATGCACGTAGGAAAAGAAAACGTGAACAACATGTACGTACGGTTACCATGATCGTGAACTTGCCTAAAACAtgtgtttcatgcatggagatgGAATAGGATCGGAGCAAGCACAGCGTACCTTGGGGCGGCCGGTGGTGTGGCCGCGCATCTAGATGGGGCGAGGGTACCGGCGGTGTGGCCGTGCATCTGGCCGGGGTGGCCGGGCAGCAGCTGGCGCCGCGAGGTCATCGGCACAtggggtggcgtggggaccgcggacgcacgcgaggcggtggcgacgatcgacgtcgggcggggtggcggcggcatCCTCGGTGTGGTGGGCcgagtggcgtgggcgcagggggagaggaatcggcgaagaacgcaaggaagaagatggcactggtatatatatgcTATGCCCTTTTACTCCTAGTGTCATCCCCCCATCGGGAGTAAAGGTTCTTTACTCCCAGTGCGGGTTatcaaccaggagtaaaggtatacctttactcccggttggtaataagcaccgggagtaaaggtttttttggcgggccacgaaactgcaggccacctttactcccgggtgggcttccaacctaggagtaaaggtgggctgcagattcgtttcccgcgtgttttaagcaaattttttaatagaaatgcaatagtcttgttaaatacatagtaaattaaataaaaggcataaaattattttgttaaaaatatggattttctttttctttattgcacataggaaaaatctataacctaactttctttattttttgttacaattataaaacataatgtaactaatatttattattttgttaatgcaaaaatgtagtatttaattaaaattattaaaactattggttttggacaggaaatttgttttcacatcattttaacgttaatgttttaatttttcatcactcaatatcctaatttacctttttgagagagaaatcccaccaaatcaaacattgatttaatttgaaacatgacataataaacatctgaattcacaattattacataatatctcaaacacacactatattaaatcactatatcatcaagtgggcacaacagtgaacttcttctttacgtatatcccttggttatgatcgcgtcataaccatggagtgtcctcatcatttaccaagatgctagggtctttgttcactttgaagggcggaattcggtcatctttttcataatcttctgacatgttcaacttgtcctcaattcccatgatgactcttttccctgaaagaactatgtggcactctggctctttggttgagtcattatcatttttccctctttttagtttggtagacatatcattgacatagaacacctgattcacatccttggcaaggacgaatggttcgtctttgtacctaatattactaaggtctactgttgtcattccatactcattgtctactattaccccgcctccggtcaccttgacccattggcacttgaacaatgggatcttcaaagtagctgcatattctagttcccatatttcatctatgcgtccataatatgtctgcttattcccattcgggtctgtggcatctatgcggacaccacttttttggttggtactcctcttatcttgggctactgtgtagaatatgttcccatttatctcgtaccctttatatgtgacgatatgccatgatggttgcatagtcaataaatacagttgctcatggatgctctcatcaccttgacatttttttcgcaaccaaccgccaaaagtttccatgtgcttacgcgtaatccaagcttcagtcttccctagaaactcagatcgtaagagatccttgtgtgtctcaatatacgaatctaccaaagaggagttctgtagaactatgtagtgcgctttattgaaataatcatcatccataccaatatatgtttgcctccctagtgtcccctttccgcttagtctcccctcatgtctcgattcaggaacaccaatcgagtcaaggtcgggaataaagtcaacacagaactcaatgacctcttctgttccatagcccttggcgatgcttccttctaggtgagcacggttgtgaacatatttcttcaggactcccataaatctctctaaggggaacatgttgtgtaggaacataggaccgagaatgaaaatctccttgactaggtgaactaggaggtgtgtcatgatatcaaagaagaaaggagggaacaccaactcaaagatgacgagacattgaaccacatcattctatagtttagctagatcagttggatcaattgccttctgagaaattgcattgaggaatgcacatagcttcacggtggctagacgtacatttggaggtagaattcctcttaatgcaactggaagtaattgcgtcatgagaacgtgatagtcatgggactttaagttacaaaatttcttctctggcacatttataataccctttatattcgaggagaatctagatggtaccttgatgttgtttaagcattcaaacatgatttccttctcctctttgtttagagtgtagctggcaggacataagtaatggcgtccatcatctgtcttctctagatgcaggttgtctctttctctcaaacaacgcaggtcctgtcgtgcttcaaatgtgtccttaggctttccatacacacccatgaagcctagcagattcacacaaagattcttcgtcaggtgcatcacgtcgatcgagctatggacctctaggacttgccaatagggtaggtcccaaaatatggacttcttcttccacatgggtgcgtgaccattagcgtcgttcgaaacaggttggctgccatgtccttttccaaagacgactttcacatcattgaccatatcaagtacatcctcaccggttcggttgcgaggcttggtcaggtggtctgcctttcctttaaaatgcttgcctttctttcttacggggtgatttgcaggaagaaatcgacgatggccaaggtacatgaccttttggcattttttcaagaatacacctctaatatcaccgaagcagtgtgtgcatgcattatatcccttgtttgactgtcctaaaagattacttagagcaggccaatcattgattgttatgaacaacaatgctcgcagatcaaagtgttcctgtttgtactcatcccacacacgtacaccttctttattccacaaaatgagaagttcgtcaataagtggtctcaggtacacatcgatgtcattgccaggttgcttcgggccttggatgagcacaggcatcataatgaacttccgcttcatgcataaccaaggaggaatgttgtagatacttagagtaataggccaagtgctatgactactgttctgatctccaaaaggattgataccatctgtacttaaagcaaaccttaagtttcttgcgtcatttgcaaactccgggaattctctgtcgattgctctccactgggacccatcagcagggtgtctcaacatattgtctaccttacagtcttctttgtgccatcgcaacaattttgcatgttctttgtttctgaacagacatttcaagcgtggtattataggagcataccacataaccttggcaggcattttcttccgcggacgttcgccctcaacatcaccagggtcatctcgcctgatcttataccgcgatgcatggcataccgggcatgcatccaatttctcgtactctttgccatggtacaggatgcagtcattaggacatgcatgtatcttctcaatttctagccccataggacagacaacttgttttgcttcgtaggtagtggcgggcaattcattgtccttcggaagcatcttcttttggatttttagtaactctccaaatcccttattagatacaccattctttgccttccattgcagcaattctagtgtggttcccaactttttctgccctgcatcacaagttgggtacaacaatttcttgtgatcttctagcatccgctcgaacttgatcttctccttttcactttcacattctctttgtgcgtcatgaatgacctgacaaagatcatcagccggatgAGCTATTTGGTGGGAGACCATTATGGGGAGTGGGCTTCGATGGAATACCATCCCGCAACGGGGCTTCGCTAGGATGCCATTATCAAGTGCGATACAACCGCTAGAATGCCATCCGAGGGAATTTGGAGCCTTTTATTCCCCTTCTAcccctcccttctctcttttcCTTTCACGGTCGCGATTGAGACGGACGGAACGGGAGCCACGAACAGATCGAGCTCTCGCCTCTTCTCCTCCATCACCGAGGTACCCCACGGCCGCCCGCTCGATCCGCCTTCCCATGCCCGGCCAATCCCCCGCAACCGCGAGCTCCCCCACGCCTTTAGATGCCTGACAAGTGGAAGGAGGGCGCCAGCAACACCAACAAGAGCGGCGGCCGCAAGATCAACGAAAACAAGCTCCTCTCCAAGAAGAACAGGTCAGCTCTCCCCTCATCCTCCCTTCCCCTGCCCCTGTCGAGCCTTCTCCCCTACTACTAGTAGTTCTTTGTGGTCAGGGTTGGGCTGACATCACGCGCGAATAGCTGATGCCTGTTGCTTGGGCTCCCAATTTCGTTTTCTGGGATACCTTCAACAGATCAGGGTAGGAGCTTTGGTTTTCTTTAATAAAGAGGCAAATCACCAGAGTTAATGGCTCTACTAGTCATGAAGATAGTATACAGTAAGTCAGTAACCAATCAATCAAACAAATTGTTTGCTGGTCCAACTCAATCGACAGGCTGGTAGACTTGATTTCTTGAATTTTGAGCCACCTAAATCATTTAATTTTAGAATATTGTGTTAGCCCTCATTTTTTTCCCTTAAAGCCTTCAACTGAATCAGACTGATAGTATGTCGGTTGTACTAGAGTACAGGCTCTTGTTCTTCACAGTTTGGTACCACGATGGTGGTAGCATGGTAGCCTAATGCCCCCTCAAAGttccccccccaaaaaaaagttCCAAAAAAGCCCCCTCAAAGTTTATCTCTCTTCAATGCAGGGCCGTAGTAAGGATGGCCTCCTTAGTTCTTAACTGATAGTGAATTATTTGTTGCAAGTGTCACAGATCTGGAAGACAACAAGGCACATGTTCCACAAGGATTTCTTTCTATAAATGATAAACTTTGGTCTTATCGGAGAAAGTGTCATGCCAACTGTTGTCTCGGTTAACATAGGAATATGAAGAAACCACCTTCCAAATTAATGAATGTTTCATTACTAGTTGTGGGAATACACAGGGGAGATAGAAAAGGTGAGAAGGAATATGAGTTCTGATGTTGTAAGGTACGGAAACAGGTGCTAGCTAGGGTTTCATATGGATATGGGGTGGTAGGGGATAAGGATTTCCAGTTTTTATTTAGGAATCTTTAATCAAAATTCATATTTATTTGATCCTTATGTTCAAGCAAGGTGCTCTTGAATTTCCATGGAAATATCATGTGTCACCAGTGTGTGGCTGATATCCTGTTTGTTTGGTCAGGAGTCAAGATCTGTTCCTTCTAAATATGTTGCTTAAAATTTTAACTGAGTTTTCTGTATCTACGGATTCTTTAGCCTCATTGGATATTTTCCAGAACAAGCTATATGTTTTTGTTGTCTCTATTGAAATCACAGTATGTTCTTTTTTGTAACTTAATATTCAAATCACATCTGTTGTCCATTGAAGGTAATATTGTGATTGTGGTCTAATTCTACACACTTCTGCTTAATCACAGGTGGACTCCATATGGAAACACCAAATGTATAATCTGCAAGCAACAGGTGCACCAGGACGCAAAATATTGCCACACCTGTGCTTACTCGAAAGGTAAGAAACACACTAGAAAGGGAACAGGGTAAATGAATTTTAAGTGCATTGACACATTCGAAGTAATACTATCATATAGTTCATGACTTAACAAAATGCTTCTGAAATTAGTTAATTCCTTATTCTGATCATAATATTGATTTTTTCCAGGAGTGTGCGCAATGTGTGGGAAGCAAGTGTTGGACACGAAGCTCTACAAGCAAAGCAACGTGTGAGCTGTACTATATTGCTAATAACTTGTATGAAAACTTGTACGCTCAATACAATCGAGCTGTCGACAATAGTTGTGTTAACAAAGTATGTACTTGACTAACAATTCTGGAACATTAAATGTCTCCAAAATCAAAGCTCCAGTGACTTTATGCGAGCGAGTTTGTGTGTTGCATCACAAAGAATCTGTTGTGGCT encodes:
- the LOC136471895 gene encoding uncharacterized protein — encoded protein: MPDKWKEGASNTNKSGGRKINENKLLSKKNRWTPYGNTKCIICKQQVHQDAKYCHTCAYSKGVCAMCGKQVLDTKLYKQSNV